The Phoenix dactylifera cultivar Barhee BC4 chromosome 12, palm_55x_up_171113_PBpolish2nd_filt_p, whole genome shotgun sequence genome has a window encoding:
- the LOC103705973 gene encoding transcription elongation factor TFIIS-like: protein MKEELLEMFEAAKRAADAAAGDGSAFPEADRCVDALRQLRKIPVTTDVLVATQVGKRLRYLTKHPHSKIQAVASDLLQFWKKVVIDETANGKKNGNTESNSSFKVEVKSKKAETVKVDKISKAGSIKFDKILDSEKLKAEKKDSDGLMEAGTLKSEKTEAGNNEPSGQNIKVERILREENRDSVIKKPSSFRVGPPKLTSLIKCNDPVRDKLRELLAEAFSKVPGETSADSRDEVRNILGEVDACDPIRVAVTVESVMFEKLGRSNGAQKLKYRSIMFNLKDGKNSDLRRRVLLGQVKPEKLVEMTPEEMASDERKLENKQIKEKALFECERGGAPKATTDQFKCGRCGQRKCTYYQLQTRSADEPMTTFVTCVNCNNHWKFC from the exons ATGAAGGAGGAGCTTCTGGAGATGTTCGAGGCCGCGAAGAGGGCGGCGGACGCGGCGGCGGGGGATGGAAGCGCGTTTCCGGAGGCGGATCGGTGTGTGGATGCGCTGCGGCAGCTGAGGAAGATCCCGGTCACAACGGATGTTCTGGTGGCCACTCAG gtTGGCAAACGTCTTCGCTATCTTACTAAGCATCCTCACTCGAAGATTCAAGCAGTTGCTTCTGACCTGTTGCAGTTCTGGAAAAAGGTAGTTATTGATGAGACTGCTAATGGTAAAAAAAATGGCAATACTGAAAGTAATAGTTCTTTTAAAGTTGAAGTCAAATCTAAGAAAGCAGAGACTGTCAAGGTTGACAAGATTTCAAAGGCTGGGTCCATTAAGTTTGACAAGATTTTGGATTCAGAAAAGCTCAAGGCTGAGAAGAAGGATTCAGATGGGTTGATGGAGGCTGGGACTTTGAAGTCTGAAAAGACCGAGGCAGGAAACAATGAGCCTTCAGGTCAAAATATCAAAGTTGAGAGGATCTTGAGGGAAGAGAACCGGGATTCTGTTATCAAGAAGCCATCATCCTTCCGAGTTGGTCCTCCAAAGCTGACATCATTGATCAAATGTAATGATCCTGTGCGTGATAAACTCCGGGAACTTCTTGCTGAAGCTTTCTCTAAAGTTCCTGGTGAGACAAGTGCAGATAGTAGGGATGAAGTGAGAAACATCTTAGGTGAAGTAGATGCTTGTGACCCAATTCGAGTTGCAGTCACAGTGGAGTCTGTGATGTTTGAAAAGCTAGGCCGTTCTAATGGTGCTCAGAAGCTTAAATATAGGTCCATTATGTTCAATTTAAAGGATGGGAAAAACTCTGATCTGCGTAGACGGGTTCTCCTTGGACAAGTGAAGCCTGAGAAACTTGTTGAAATGACTCCTGAAGAGATGGCTAGTGATGAGAGAAAGCTTGAAAATAAGCAGATTAAAGAGAAGGCTCTGTTTGAGTGTGAACGTGGAGGAGCTCCTAAAGCTACAACCGATCAGTTTAAATGTGGCCGGTGTGGACAGCGGAAGTGCACTTACTACCAGCTGCAAACTCGGAGTGCTGATGAGCCAATGACGACTTTTGTAACGTGCGTAAACTGCAACAACCACTGGAAATTCTGTTGA